One Miscanthus floridulus cultivar M001 chromosome 11, ASM1932011v1, whole genome shotgun sequence DNA window includes the following coding sequences:
- the LOC136490718 gene encoding MADS-box transcription factor 26-like, protein MARGKVQMRRIENPVHRQVTFCKRRMGLLKKAKELSVLCDADIGVIVISPHGKIYDLATNGNMQGLIERYRRTYSEMHGESSNHNKTQIIKQEVLALTHEIDLLQKGFRYMHGENDINHMNLDELQTLENNLEMWVNNIRSQKVRFIHHLSRELEMLRNKEAMLQAVNGVVEERIIEQNGILNFSNMAMTPQAPFQLTMERNYYL, encoded by the exons ATGGCTCGTGGTAAGGTTCAGATGAGGAGGATAGAAAACCCGGTGCACCGGCAGGTCACCTTCTGCAAGCGGCGAATGGGCCTGCTGAAGAAAGCTAAGGAGTTATCTGTTCTATGTGATGCTGATATCGGTGTCATCGTGATCTCCCCTCATGGCAAGATTTATGACTTAGCCACCAATGG GAACATGCAAGGTTTGATCGAGAGGTACAGGAGAACCTATTCAGAAATGCATGGTGAAAGTAGCAACCACAACAAAACTCAG ATAATAAAACAAGAGGTGTTAGCGTTAACACATGAAATTGATTTGCTTCAAAAGGGATTCAG GTACATGCATGGAGAGAATGATATAAACCACATGAATCTTGACGAGCTCCAAACCCTTGAAAATAATCTTGAAATGTGGGTAAATAACATTCGCTCCCAGAAGGTAAGGTTCATAC ATCATCTCTCTAGGGAGCTTGAGATGCTCAGGAACAAG GAAGCCATGCTGCAGGCCGTCAATGGCGTGGTTGAGGAAAGG ATAATTGAGCAGAATGGGATTCTAAATTTCAGCAACATGGCGATGACACCGCAAGCACCGTTCCAGCTAACCATGGAGAGAAACTACTATTTGTAG
- the LOC136493805 gene encoding GTP-binding protein YPTM1-like, with the protein MFQLWDTAGQERFRTITSSYYRGAHRIIIVYDITDMESFNNVKQWLSEIDRYANDSVCKLLVGNKCDLAESRTVETSVHYAEEIGIPFLETSAKDSINVEEAFLAMSAAIKKSKAGSQAALERKPSNVIQMKGQPIQQEQQKSRCCSA; encoded by the exons ATGTTTCAACTGTGGGACACAGCAGGGCAGGAGCGGTTCAGAACCATTACAAGCAGCTACTACCGAGGAGCTCACAGGATAATT ATCGTTTATGACATCACAGACATGGAGAGCTTCAACAATGTGAAGCAGTGGCTTAGTGAGATTGACCGATACGCCAATGACAGCGTATGCAAGCTTCTTGTTGGCAACAAATGTGATCTGGCTGAGAGCAGGACTGTCGAGACTTCAgtt CATTATGCTGAAGAGATAGGCATCCCGTTCCTCGAAACGAGTGCTAAAGACTCGATCAATGTCGAGGAGGCGTTCTTGGCAATGTCTGCTGCAATTAAGAAAAG TAAAGCAGGGAGTCAGGCGGCCCTGGAGAGGAAGCCCTCCAATGTAATTCAGATGAAAGGGCAGCCAATTCAACAAGAGCAGCAGAAGAGTAGATGCTGTTCAGCATGA